ACCTCGGATCCGAAACCCGCTTACCATTACCGTTGGATAGTAAATGGACGGTGATAGCGTGAGCCAATTTACCGTCGGTAGCGTGCTTTCTGGTACGACAAAACCGAGTGTGGTAACCGTACCGTGCCTGTATATTTAGAACAGTGAAAcgaatttgtattttcttttattttttccttttttaaaaaaaataatgtgtGGAAAACGAATTTGTATCTAAAcgaatttgtattttcttttttctcttttttttccttttttaaaaaataatgattttttccttttttttatctaaacgaatttgtatttttttatctgaatgatttttttcctttttttataatGTCGGTGATTTTTTTCCTCCAattttcaatatttaatctcaaATATTTcacaagttaatttcaaaattaactcaTAAATCATAAATATTTCCCAAATTATTATTCACAAGTGTTAATTTATATTTACCATCACCCATTTTTAGTGGataatctctttattttttttagtaatttttaatttCTCTTCTTCCAACTAAATAAAGctcaatgaaaataaataaaattagagatCCATCTAATGAGAAGAAAATATTAATTTCCTCATTACAGAAACAAAGCAACAAGCATCTCTCATTCCACACGTTTTAATCAATAAACAATTgtgcgtgtatatatatatatatatatatatatatatatattaaaaataatctttatttatttatttggagcctcgattaataaaattaataaaattgcatgaaaatataaaaaatagtcAGCGTAATCCTGGCCCACCGTTCCACTTCAGATTTCACGCCGTTTCCACTCTGGAAaatggaaagaaaaaataaattaaataatttttaatatcatAAAGAATTAGATcgtattttaaattaattataattttgattTCTCACCAAATCAAAAGGTTCCGGCGCCGGGCTGACGACGTCCGCCTCCGGCGGCGACGGCGAGGTCGGGTCCGGCGGGCTTAGCTCCGCCGGGGCCGGCGCCTTCgcgtgcttcttcttcttgtgcctcctACGGTGCTTCCTCTTGCTCTTTGACGGTGCGGAAGCGGGAGGTATCACGGCCGGCGAAAGCGCCGGCGGCGAAGGCACGGCTGGAGCCAGCGCAGGGGCTTGCGCCGGCGGGGGAGTTACTGGAGGCGGAGAAACTAGCGGCGGCGACGCAGGTGCTGGCGGCAACGCCGGAGGAGGGGTGGTAGGTGGCGGCGGAAGCACTGGCGGAGGCGTCACTGGCGGAGGCGTCGCTGGCGGAGGCGTCGCTGGCGGAGGCGTCGCTGGAGGGGGCGTCACTGGCGGCGGAGTTAGTGGCGGCGGGGCGGCTTGGACGGGGGAAGATGGAGCCACAGAGGGGGACGTAGAGGCCGCGGGGGGCGGTTGCCGGGACGGCCCGGCCGCGGGAGCTTGTGCGCCGGCGGCGCGGATTCCAGCAAGCGCTATGAAACAGAGGCACCACAAGGCATCCATTTTTGCAGTGCCAATTAGCGTCTCTGATGGAGAGGTCCATGAGGAATTGAGCGATAAATAAGTCCAAAAGTTTGCACTTCAAGTAAGGTGGTTGGTTGGATGCTTGGAGGATAAATTTCAGGGACACTCCAACAACTTCAACACATTTCTCACTTACACCATCCATGTCAGTCCCCTCTTAGATTGTCGAAAGCATAGTTCATAGTTGCCCAAGGTTGACGTAATTAATATCTAtatattagtatttttttattagGGTCAATTGTTAATTAatgtaaaatattttattggatgTTTATCTCTTCCATATAAAGGGTTGTTGACCCTTTTTACTAGAATAAAATATCCCTCGTGAATTACCTCTGTATGTATCTTATCGTGCGTGGAGCTGACCTCCTATATGTAAAAGAGTTGTTGTACTAGGACAAAATGTCTCCCGTAATTTAATTGTATGTATCTTATCGTgtgaactccgcccatgatgaccggtcatggccggtcccaagcccggataaaagaGGAGGGTTACGTTAGGTTGTCAgccgtcaaactatggcaaatattcattaatgaattcattaaactattgtgctaatgctatgtTGTTCtctggaaggaacgcgttgcagggtccgactgtaacgtctcggcaagaaccgctacatctccagaactcgggtgtagtgataaatatgcaagagttcgcgttacagtgtccgactgtaacatctcagcaaggaccgctgcatctccatgagaacttgggtgtagtgttaaataggcaagagttctcacaccataggttagataagaacaaatatgataggaaaactaataatctaagatttggaacatggaacataggaactctcactggtaaatcaatggaggtagtagatatgatgattaggagaaaaattaatatcttttgtgtacaagaaacaaaatggacaggtgagaaggcaaagatgatagagaactcgggttttaagttatggtacactggaaagagtaaagcaagaaatggagtgggtattattgtagatagtttgttaaaggataaagttgtaggagtagttagaaaaggggatagaattatagcccttaagataatagtggcgaaagaaactatgaacataattagcgtatatgcaccacaagtaagattagatgaaactaccaaatcaaggttttgggaagacttagatgaaatattacaaaatatttcaccaaatgaaaggattttaataggaggtgatctaaatgggcatgtcggagtgaaaaatgaggaatatgagagagtacatgggagttatgggttttgaacgaggaatgaggaagggaaaactatattatattttgtgatagcatatgaccttatattagctaatacgttttttaagaaaagagaataacacttagtcacattcaaaagtgggaataataaatcacaaattgactttcttatggttaggaagaagaatagaaagatttgtaaagattgcaaagtcatccctagagaaagcttaactacccaacatagggtagtagtgttggatatgcgccttaaacatagtatctgttggaaccccaaggttggttttgggtgtgatcaacaagttaagttaggttctgttgttttctaaccttgtgtctaagtgtgcaggagcttaggagcacaggtactcgagcggaagacgcagctagcgagaaagacggcacgcggtgcgtccgagggacgaggcgctgcggaagagtacaccggcggacgagaaggaagtgcgcgcgatggttccgaggtacgaaagccggagcggaagattgctcggggagcaagagacgcagctagcgcgaaggtcggcacggggtgcgatcgagggacgaagtctgcggatgagtacgctggtggacgagaagggacacgcggcaattccgagggacaagaagccggagggaagcacgctcgagaagaccggaagatgggttcgggtgagccctattccggatgtcagagatcacccaatcaagcggatccagagcagaagacccggaccgagacggggacttaacggagaagtggtcccggacaaaaagtcaaccgcagttgactttttgctccggggcgcccggaaccaatccgggcgcccagagctgtccggggcgcccggaatgcttccgggcgcccggaccatgattttgaccaagatcgcgatttacgcgatctgaacgttggggataaaactttatccccttggTCCGGAAGCTCacattcagaaattgtaaacaacacttgtgtgcttccaccgcttagattagcttctttctttctgtgaacgaggcttctccgcctgaaggagctcttagtgcgatcttcatccttggattaacaacctccccggttgtaaccaagtcaaattcggtgcctcgtttttatgctttattttctgtttaatctattttttatgtgttagcttaatcgtacgagaaagggttgtgtttgatttttcagggctattcaacccccccttctacccggccgcatcggtcaaacagtatcaatagaaagaaaatatatataattcctaaaattaagtggtggaagttaaaggatgggaagcaacatatatttaaggagaaggtagaagtacaagcattatgtgaaatatacgatgactctaatacaacatgggataagattgtatcaaagttgaaaatagtagctaagagtgtcctcggtgagtcaaaggggcatgcaccgctaagtaaagaatcatgatggtggaatgagaaagtacaagagaaagtgaaggaaaaacgaatagcttataaggaattatatatttgtaaaaatgaggaaaacttaaaaaaatatacaatagctaagaaagaagctaagaaagtggtgagtgatgcaaaaaatgaaacttttgaacggttatatcaaaaattggatacaaaagaaggagaaagagacatttatagaatagctaaagtgagagaaagaaaaataaaagatcttagccaaataaaatgtattaaagatgaatgtaatagggtgttagtaagcgatggagaaataaaatagcggtggaagaggtattttcatcaactttttaatgaaggtttagaagaccaacttaacttggataatttaattaggtcaaatgagcatcgaaattttaatttttatcgtagaattcaaacttcagaagtaaaacaaactttaaatgagatgcacaatggaaaagccgtgggaccagatgatattccgatagaggtatggaagtgcttagtgaaacaaggtattgaatggcttacaaaattatttaacatgatattgaaaaaaaaaatgtctgatcaatggaggataagtactctagttcccttatataagaataagagagacgtacaaaattgtgcaaactataggggtattaaactaatgagtcatactatgaaactttgggaaaaggtAATAAaattgcgcacattcaagacacagtaccgtggtgcatgttgtttgcagatgatattattttggtagatgaaacacgtgaaggagtaaatgctaagctagaatcttggaggtaaacactagaagggaaaggttttaagcttagtagattaaagacagaatatatggaatttaagtttagcaatattagaagcaatgaaacaattgttaagataggagaggacgagttgcctggaaccgtgcgatttaaatatttaggatcatttttacaaaatgatggagggattgagagagatgtcttacatagaatacaagcaggatgggtgaaatagaggggagcgtcgagtgttttatgtgaccgtaaagtacctcttaaacttaaaggtaagttctataaaatcgcagttagacatgctatgttatatggagctgaatgttgggctatgactcgagcacacgagcaaaagatgagagttgcagagataaggatgttaaggtgaatgtgtgggcatacgaagatggacaaaataagaaatgagagcattagagagaaagtcggagttgcatctattgaggaaaaacttcgagagacacgtttaagatggtacggacatgtacttagacgaccaataaatgctccagttaagcGATGTgcaactatgataaacatgcatatcaaacgaggaagaggaagaccaaaaaagacttagttagcaacaataaaataagataaaatttatttaaatatagatgatgatataataggagatagagctcaatggcgtaaaaagattcatatagccgaccccacctagtgaaaAAATGCttggtggttgttgttgttgttatatcTTATCGTGTGACCGATGATATTAGGGCACTTGGGATGaatgatattatttttttctccaatTATCTTATACATAATTGATTTAGGGTCAGGCTTGTATCAATAGGACCTATAGTCCTAAAATAAATCACAAAATGACATGATTTAAAAGTCAACAGTGCACCCCAACAAACAATGTATAGAATCATTGTAACCTAAGATCATACTGATTCTACGGATCCTATGTGATATATTCGGCTCTAATTCCACTGTAAAAGAAGATCTCAAATCATCCAGGAGCAATTTGGTACTTCCGGATAGAAGGATTATGCAATTCTATAATCCAAATCACAATTCTGCAATGCCTCTAATATGATTGAACGAGCCATAAATCACTACACAGAGATGAGCCTAACCAAAAACAACTAAACCCTATCAAAGTCAAATTTATGGTAACATCATTGATATCAATGTCAATCTCGTCTTAAGTTGTAGAAAAAAAAGTGTCAACTAATGTTTTGTGACCTAATTGGAGTCTATGTCCGCACCTTAAACATTGTTCAGgattaattgaaaaaataaaataactgatCCAACGTCAACATTCGTGGTGGGATATCAAATCATCAGCTTCTCTAGGATCGATTTTTACTCTAAAAATTGATTAAATAAACAATCTGTTAAGCTTTCGTGTTCATCTGATTCAATCTGTTGAACCAAACGGAGTGCAGGATCATGTGGAAGAGATCGTATTTGACTGGTTCGGAGTTCCACAAGAAATGCCTCTGCAACTTCTTCACGTTGCTTTGCATCCTCTTGTACCGCCTCTCGCTGATCCCCTTCAGGATCTTCTTCAGGTTCGGGATATCCTTCTCCGGCACCACCACGGAGAACGCGGTCCAGTCCAGCAGCTCCTCGAACGGCAGCACGAAG
The DNA window shown above is from Zingiber officinale cultivar Zhangliang unplaced genomic scaffold, Zo_v1.1 ctg174, whole genome shotgun sequence and carries:
- the LOC122036563 gene encoding classical arabinogalactan protein 9-like; this translates as MDALWCLCFIALAGIRAAGAQAPAAGPSRQPPPAASTSPSVAPSSPVQAAPPPLTPPPVTPPPATPPPATPPPATPPPVTPPPVLPPPPTTPPPALPPAPASPPLVSPPPVTPPPAQAPALAPAVPSPPALSPAVIPPASAPSKSKRKHRRRHKKKKHAKAPAPAELSPPDPTSPSPPEADVVSPAPEPFDLSGNGVKSEVERWARITLTIFYIFMQFY